One stretch of Bordetella avium DNA includes these proteins:
- a CDS encoding 2OG-Fe(II) oxygenase: MRSGWDAAERELDASGYAVLPGLLDPAACQALAATYSHKTGYRSRVVMARHGFGRGEYKYFAYPLPDLLDGLRHGLYQRLAPIANRWNRHLGLATRYPDHLATFLAQCHAAGQRRPTPLMLQYGPNDYNCLHQDLYGELVFPLQLAILLSEPGRDFEGGEFVMTETCGKAQRVELVPLNQGDAVVFAVNQRPLPGKRGGFRRAAMRHGVSRVLSGRRHTVGLIFHDAC; this comes from the coding sequence ATGAGGTCCGGTTGGGATGCCGCCGAGCGCGAGTTGGATGCCAGTGGCTATGCCGTGTTGCCGGGGTTGCTGGACCCCGCCGCTTGCCAAGCGTTGGCGGCGACCTACTCGCACAAGACGGGCTATCGCAGCCGGGTGGTCATGGCCCGGCATGGTTTTGGGCGGGGAGAGTACAAGTATTTTGCTTATCCCTTGCCTGATCTGCTCGATGGTTTGCGCCACGGGCTTTATCAGCGCCTGGCGCCTATCGCCAATCGATGGAACCGGCATTTGGGTCTGGCAACCCGGTATCCGGACCACCTCGCCACGTTTCTTGCGCAATGCCATGCGGCGGGACAGCGGCGCCCGACGCCCTTGATGCTTCAGTACGGTCCGAATGACTATAACTGTCTGCATCAAGACCTCTATGGCGAGTTGGTGTTTCCCTTGCAGCTGGCGATTTTGCTGTCCGAGCCAGGGCGGGATTTCGAGGGCGGCGAGTTTGTCATGACCGAGACCTGCGGCAAGGCGCAACGCGTCGAGCTTGTCCCTCTGAATCAAGGAGATGCTGTGGTATTTGCCGTCAATCAGCGGCCCCTGCCCGGCAAACGCGGCGGCTTTCGCCGCGCCGCCATGCGGCATGGCGTGAGCCGTGTGCTGAGTGGCCGCCGGCACACGGTCGGCCTGATTTTCCATGATGCGTGCTGA
- a CDS encoding threo-3-hydroxy-L-aspartate ammonia-lyase, translating into MQTLPTYDDVIAAAARIEGHAHRTPVATSRRLNQELGLELFMKCENLQRMGAFKFRGGFNALSRLNEAQRRAGVVAFSSGNHAQAVALSAALLGIPATIIMPEDAPASKVAATQGYGGNVVFYNRYTEDREAISRKLSEEKGLTLIPPYDHPDVIAGQGTAAKELFEEVGELDALFVCLGGGGLLAGSLLAAKALSPACKVYGVEPEAGNDGQRSLRSGEIVHIDTPKTIADGAQTQHLGQLPFAIIRRDVSDIVTVSDEQLVAEMRYLAQFLKLVAEPTGCLAMAAARQAREQFAGKRVGVLISGGNVDMARFCALLSA; encoded by the coding sequence ATGCAAACACTTCCCACCTATGATGATGTCATTGCCGCCGCCGCCCGTATCGAAGGCCATGCGCACCGCACGCCGGTCGCTACATCGCGCCGCTTGAACCAGGAGCTTGGCCTAGAGTTGTTCATGAAGTGCGAGAACCTGCAGCGTATGGGGGCCTTCAAGTTCCGTGGCGGGTTCAATGCCTTGTCGCGGCTCAATGAGGCGCAGCGCCGTGCGGGTGTGGTGGCTTTCTCCTCGGGCAATCATGCACAGGCCGTGGCGCTGTCCGCCGCGCTGTTGGGGATTCCGGCCACCATCATCATGCCGGAGGACGCACCGGCTTCGAAGGTTGCTGCGACCCAAGGTTATGGCGGCAATGTCGTGTTCTATAACCGCTATACCGAAGATCGCGAGGCCATCAGCCGCAAATTGTCCGAAGAAAAAGGCTTGACCTTGATCCCTCCTTACGATCATCCCGACGTGATCGCAGGCCAAGGTACGGCGGCCAAAGAACTGTTCGAAGAGGTGGGTGAGCTTGATGCTTTGTTCGTTTGCCTGGGAGGGGGCGGCTTGCTGGCGGGCTCTTTGCTGGCGGCCAAGGCGCTATCGCCCGCTTGCAAGGTCTATGGTGTGGAGCCTGAAGCGGGTAATGACGGGCAGCGTTCTTTGCGCAGCGGCGAGATCGTGCATATCGACACGCCTAAAACCATTGCTGACGGTGCGCAGACGCAGCATCTGGGTCAATTGCCGTTTGCCATCATCCGCCGAGATGTGAGCGATATCGTGACGGTGAGCGACGAGCAATTGGTGGCCGAGATGCGCTATCTGGCGCAATTCCTGAAGTTGGTTGCCGAGCCGACGGGCTGCCTGGCGATGGCTGCCGCGCGCCAGGCGCGCGAGCAGTTTGCCGGCAAACGCGTGGGCGTGCTCATTAGCGGCGGCAACGTAGATATGGCGCGTTTTTGCGCGCTATTGAGCGCCTGA
- the rsfS gene encoding ribosome silencing factor — protein MDIQKLQRAVIDALEDVKAQDIKVFSTTHLTSLFDRVIIASATSNRQTRALASSVADCGRALGLSGVTVEGEDTGEWVVVDLGYIVVHLMQPAIRQYYNLEEIWGDKPVRVKLLPESTRPAPIMGSYDAVGDDENE, from the coding sequence ATGGATATTCAAAAACTACAACGCGCCGTCATCGACGCCCTGGAAGACGTCAAAGCCCAGGACATCAAGGTGTTCAGCACCACGCACCTGACCAGCCTGTTCGATCGCGTCATCATCGCCAGCGCCACCTCCAACCGCCAAACCCGCGCGCTGGCCTCCAGCGTGGCCGATTGCGGCCGCGCGCTCGGCCTGAGCGGCGTCACCGTTGAAGGCGAAGACACTGGCGAATGGGTCGTGGTCGACCTCGGCTACATCGTCGTGCACCTCATGCAGCCGGCGATTCGACAGTACTACAACCTCGAAGAAATCTGGGGTGACAAGCCGGTGCGCGTCAAGCTGCTCCCTGAGTCCACCCGGCCCGCCCCCATCATGGGCAGCTACGATGCCGTCGGCGACGACGAAAACGAGTAA
- a CDS encoding DNA-3-methyladenine glycosylase family protein, with protein sequence MSEQSPARASRFLASLDEDWARLVCTVGPCRLETRPDREPYEALLRAIAYQQLHAKAGDAILLRLQALAGCFPRPAQLLATKPELLRACGFSAAKLATVRGIAQAALDGLVPTREEALRLDDESLIERLVTLKGVGRWTVEMLLIYTLERPDILPADDFGVREGYRRLKRLAQAPTPRAMREIGQDWQPWRTAATWYLWRMPAHGWRG encoded by the coding sequence ATGAGCGAACAAAGCCCTGCTCGGGCAAGCCGCTTTCTGGCCAGTCTTGACGAGGATTGGGCGCGGCTTGTCTGCACTGTCGGCCCTTGCCGGCTCGAGACAAGGCCAGATCGTGAGCCTTATGAGGCCTTGCTGCGGGCGATTGCTTATCAGCAATTGCATGCCAAGGCGGGTGACGCGATCTTGTTGCGATTACAGGCGCTGGCTGGGTGTTTTCCAAGGCCTGCGCAATTGCTCGCAACAAAGCCCGAGTTGCTGCGTGCCTGCGGTTTCTCGGCGGCCAAGCTGGCCACAGTGCGTGGCATTGCTCAGGCGGCCTTGGATGGTCTGGTGCCCACCCGTGAGGAGGCGTTGCGGCTGGATGATGAAAGCCTGATCGAGCGTCTGGTCACGCTCAAGGGAGTGGGAAGATGGACGGTGGAGATGTTATTGATCTATACCCTGGAGCGCCCCGATATTTTGCCGGCCGATGATTTCGGTGTGCGTGAAGGCTATCGCCGTCTCAAGCGACTGGCCCAGGCGCCCACACCGCGCGCCATGCGCGAGATCGGGCAGGACTGGCAACCTTGGCGCACGGCAGCAACCTGGTATTTGTGGCGCATGCCGGCTCATGGTTGGCGAGGCTGA
- a CDS encoding sensor histidine kinase → MRNPAHFRIVKARPSPPPPTPKPRIDAATQRKKRWSSAAAWTLSALALLIVVMLLATQWAENRALNEMAERADASAQLNTVALRSSLEKFRAVPDVLARDSEVRDVLALPDAQAIEALDGKLDELSRSVGASVIYLLNRQGLAIAASNWREPLTFQGMDYRFRPYFTRALHEGQAEYFALGTTSHEAGLYLSRRVEDRAGRPLGVIVLKMEFGQQEADWRALPNPLFVTDEQGIVLIGNVPQWQFRSLAPLPPEQAQTLRNSLQFGEATLAALPLAPSLAHAPPHALTRITTALPTLPAGTLLMHSAMPVPASPRWTLHTLMPVQANVRRVVSNVQLTVLLLMAALYAASAIIYYRRRLSHERVRAQSAAKTRLERRVHIRTRQLRSSNEQLLAQIDERERAETRLHEMQDELVQANKLALLGQVAAGVAHEINQPLSAIRAYADNAGTFLERGDGSSALKNLRTIAQLTERIGGITGELRAFSRKAAAHIAPLALRDAVGGALLLMSPRLQRQNAVLDYTPPPACASGLTACAWNRCWST, encoded by the coding sequence GTGCGAAATCCCGCACACTTTCGCATCGTGAAAGCCCGCCCCTCTCCGCCACCCCCTACCCCAAAGCCGCGCATCGATGCTGCGACGCAACGAAAAAAACGTTGGTCCAGCGCCGCAGCCTGGACACTGTCCGCGCTGGCCTTGCTGATCGTGGTAATGCTGCTGGCCACGCAATGGGCGGAAAACCGCGCGCTAAACGAAATGGCAGAGCGCGCCGACGCGTCGGCGCAGCTGAACACCGTGGCGCTACGCAGCAGCCTGGAAAAATTCCGCGCCGTGCCCGATGTGCTGGCGCGCGACTCCGAAGTGCGCGATGTCCTGGCCTTGCCCGATGCGCAGGCCATCGAAGCCCTGGACGGCAAACTCGATGAGCTGAGCCGCAGCGTCGGCGCCTCGGTCATCTACTTGCTTAACAGGCAGGGGCTGGCCATTGCCGCCAGCAACTGGCGCGAGCCGCTGACCTTTCAGGGCATGGACTACCGATTTCGCCCTTACTTCACCCGCGCGCTGCACGAAGGGCAGGCAGAGTACTTTGCCCTGGGCACCACCAGCCACGAGGCCGGACTGTATCTGTCACGGCGCGTTGAAGATCGGGCTGGGCGCCCCTTAGGTGTGATTGTGCTGAAAATGGAGTTTGGCCAGCAGGAAGCCGATTGGCGTGCGCTGCCCAATCCCTTGTTCGTGACAGACGAACAAGGGATTGTCCTGATCGGCAATGTGCCGCAATGGCAGTTCCGCTCGCTGGCGCCGTTGCCTCCCGAGCAGGCGCAAACCTTGCGTAACAGCCTGCAGTTCGGAGAAGCCACGCTGGCCGCCCTGCCGCTCGCCCCCAGCCTGGCTCATGCTCCGCCTCACGCCCTCACCCGGATCACCACAGCCTTACCAACACTGCCAGCCGGCACCTTGCTGATGCACAGCGCCATGCCTGTCCCTGCCTCGCCCCGCTGGACACTGCATACGCTAATGCCTGTGCAAGCCAACGTGCGGCGCGTCGTCTCCAATGTGCAACTGACCGTATTGCTGCTCATGGCTGCCCTCTATGCGGCCAGCGCCATCATCTATTACCGACGCCGCCTATCGCATGAACGGGTGCGCGCGCAATCTGCCGCTAAAACCCGGCTGGAACGGCGGGTGCACATCCGCACCCGGCAATTACGCAGCAGCAATGAACAACTACTTGCCCAGATAGACGAACGCGAGCGCGCCGAAACAAGGCTGCACGAGATGCAGGATGAACTCGTGCAGGCCAATAAACTGGCCTTGCTGGGCCAGGTCGCCGCCGGTGTCGCCCACGAGATCAACCAGCCGCTTTCGGCCATCCGCGCCTATGCCGATAATGCCGGAACCTTTCTGGAGCGCGGCGACGGTAGCAGCGCCCTCAAGAATCTGCGCACCATCGCGCAGCTAACCGAACGCATCGGCGGCATCACCGGCGAGCTACGAGCGTTTTCTCGCAAGGCGGCTGCCCATATTGCACCGCTAGCCTTGCGCGATGCGGTAGGCGGCGCCTTGCTGCTCATGAGCCCTCGCCTACAGCGTCAGAATGCCGTTCTCGATTACACGCCCCCGCCTGCCTGCGCGTCTGGGCTGACCGCATGCGCCTGGAACAGGTGCTGGTCAACCTGA
- a CDS encoding dicarboxylate/amino acid:cation symporter, protein MIEVDQSAGAPVRKHKFYQILYVQVLVAIVIGVLLGYFKPDLGEAMKPLGDGFIKLVKMIIAPVIFLTVTTGIAAMSDLKKVGRVAGKAMVYFLVFSTLALIIGMVVSHIVQPGAGLHIDPASLDQKSVAGYVTKAHDSTITGFLLNIIPATMLSPFVGGDILQVLFVAVLFGLSLAMVGPRAQPITDFFNALSAPVFKLVAILMKAAPIGAFGAMAFTIGKYGIKSIVNLAMLVGTFYATSVLFVVVVLGMVARYNGFSIIKLVRYIREELLLVLGTSSSEAALPTLMEKMERAGCSKSVVGLVVPTGYSFNLDGTNIYMTMAALFIAQACDIPLSLGDQILLLLVAMLSSKGAAGVTGAGFITLAATLSVVPTVPVAGMALILGVDRFMSECRALTNLVGNATASIVVARWEGELDKTALHVALNSDGELPSTDPTSPARQGH, encoded by the coding sequence ATGATTGAAGTGGATCAAAGCGCCGGCGCTCCGGTGCGTAAGCATAAGTTCTATCAAATTCTGTATGTGCAGGTACTCGTCGCCATCGTGATTGGCGTGTTATTGGGCTATTTCAAGCCGGATTTGGGCGAGGCGATGAAGCCGCTGGGCGATGGCTTCATCAAGCTGGTGAAGATGATCATCGCGCCGGTGATCTTTCTGACGGTGACCACGGGTATCGCCGCCATGAGCGACTTGAAAAAAGTCGGCCGCGTGGCAGGCAAGGCGATGGTGTACTTTCTGGTGTTCTCGACCCTGGCCCTGATCATTGGCATGGTGGTGAGCCATATCGTTCAGCCGGGCGCGGGCCTGCACATCGATCCGGCATCGCTGGACCAGAAGTCGGTGGCCGGTTATGTGACTAAGGCGCATGACTCGACGATCACGGGCTTCCTGCTCAACATCATTCCGGCGACCATGCTCAGCCCCTTCGTCGGGGGGGACATTCTGCAGGTCTTGTTCGTGGCGGTGCTATTCGGTCTGTCGCTGGCCATGGTTGGTCCGCGTGCGCAGCCCATCACGGACTTCTTCAACGCCTTGTCGGCGCCGGTGTTCAAGCTGGTTGCCATCTTGATGAAGGCCGCGCCTATTGGTGCCTTTGGCGCCATGGCTTTCACCATTGGCAAGTACGGTATCAAGTCCATCGTCAACCTGGCGATGTTGGTCGGTACCTTCTACGCCACGTCGGTGCTGTTTGTGGTGGTCGTGCTGGGTATGGTGGCACGCTACAACGGCTTCTCCATTATCAAGCTGGTGCGTTACATCCGCGAAGAACTGCTACTGGTGCTGGGCACTAGCTCGTCGGAAGCGGCGCTGCCCACGCTGATGGAGAAAATGGAGCGCGCCGGGTGTTCGAAGTCGGTGGTCGGCCTGGTGGTCCCCACGGGTTATTCCTTCAACCTGGACGGCACCAATATCTATATGACGATGGCCGCGCTTTTCATCGCCCAGGCTTGCGATATCCCGCTGTCGTTGGGAGATCAGATTCTCCTGCTCTTAGTGGCGATGCTGAGCTCCAAGGGGGCGGCGGGTGTTACCGGCGCAGGCTTCATTACGTTGGCGGCAACGCTGTCTGTCGTGCCGACGGTGCCGGTCGCGGGGATGGCGCTTATCCTGGGTGTGGACCGCTTTATGTCCGAGTGCCGCGCCTTGACCAATCTGGTGGGTAATGCCACGGCTTCGATCGTGGTGGCGCGCTGGGAAGGCGAGCTGGACAAGACGGCCTTGCATGTCGCGCTCAATAGCGATGGCGAACTGCCCTCCACGGACCCGACGAGTCCGGCCCGGCAGGGCCATTGA
- a CDS encoding ATP-binding protein — MRLEQVLVNLMQNALDATLHAPRLSLRITASEDSVELALTDNGPGIPAHVLEKLFTPFQTTKPEGLGLGLVICRDILTECGGTLAARNGAQGGATFLMRLRRAPDTDSA; from the coding sequence ATGCGCCTGGAACAGGTGCTGGTCAACCTGATGCAGAATGCGCTAGACGCAACGCTTCACGCGCCACGCCTGAGCCTGCGTATTACGGCGAGCGAAGATAGCGTCGAACTTGCCCTGACCGACAATGGGCCCGGCATCCCGGCTCATGTGCTGGAAAAACTTTTCACACCCTTCCAGACCACCAAGCCCGAAGGCCTGGGCCTGGGCTTGGTGATCTGCCGTGACATTCTGACCGAATGCGGCGGCACCCTGGCCGCCCGCAACGGCGCCCAAGGTGGCGCAACTTTTCTGATGCGCCTGCGCCGCGCCCCCGACACGGACTCCGCTTGA
- a CDS encoding helix-turn-helix transcriptional regulator: MSKPASVTEHEALLGQLEQIALGISQTFAPFCEVVVHDLRDPQHSILAIHNNLSGRQKGDPSTELGLARIADPEYPQLLTNYANQFADGRQAKSSSIGIKDSSGRYVAALCLNVDLTLFRSMERMLGQFSAVTSGAAPQESLDAPGVQALRTRIDQYAARLACTPRSLKPEDRRQLLRELREEGYMDVRRAMEAVALHLGVSRATVYSDAK; encoded by the coding sequence ATGTCTAAGCCCGCAAGCGTGACCGAGCATGAGGCCCTGCTCGGTCAGCTAGAACAGATTGCCCTCGGCATCAGCCAGACTTTCGCGCCTTTTTGCGAGGTGGTGGTGCACGATTTGCGTGACCCGCAGCATTCGATTCTGGCCATTCACAACAATCTTTCCGGCCGGCAGAAGGGCGACCCCAGCACGGAGCTTGGGTTAGCGCGCATTGCCGATCCGGAATATCCGCAGTTGCTGACCAACTATGCGAATCAATTCGCAGACGGGCGTCAGGCAAAGAGCAGTTCCATAGGCATCAAGGACAGCAGCGGCCGCTATGTTGCGGCCTTGTGCTTGAATGTGGACCTGACGCTGTTCCGCAGTATGGAGCGTATGTTGGGGCAGTTTAGCGCCGTGACGAGTGGCGCGGCGCCTCAAGAGTCGCTGGATGCGCCCGGTGTGCAGGCGTTGCGCACCCGTATCGATCAATATGCCGCCCGCCTGGCATGCACGCCTCGTTCGCTCAAGCCCGAAGACCGCCGGCAACTGCTGCGCGAGTTGAGGGAGGAGGGCTATATGGATGTGCGCCGGGCGATGGAGGCCGTGGCTTTGCATTTGGGCGTCTCGCGTGCGACGGTGTACAGCGATGCCAAATGA
- a CDS encoding 2OG-Fe(II) oxygenase, which translates to MVGEADMFVLDWGRIGAQLDEEGYALIPGLLRADPALMALTLDGLRRAPLGAAGQGRLHYFPSALPPALAALSAACHAPLEAIANRWNARLGQPHRYRLSSQAPVSQAQMSHLTELYQSDYMGLHPGTNGAAGFPLQLAGLLSMPGEDFTGGELVLVEQRPRMQSRPMVVPLRQGDAAILCGGLRPCQGKRADYRVSIKQAISPVRSGRRLGLTLHFHDGAAEVCSGLLEKGRA; encoded by the coding sequence ATGGTTGGCGAGGCTGATATGTTCGTGCTGGATTGGGGGCGGATAGGCGCTCAGTTGGATGAAGAGGGCTATGCCCTGATTCCGGGTCTGCTGAGGGCCGATCCTGCCTTGATGGCATTGACGCTGGACGGTCTGCGCCGAGCGCCGCTCGGCGCGGCTGGCCAGGGCAGGCTGCATTATTTTCCGTCGGCTTTACCGCCGGCATTGGCGGCGCTGAGCGCGGCCTGCCATGCGCCTTTGGAGGCAATCGCCAATCGTTGGAATGCGCGACTGGGGCAGCCTCACCGTTATCGGCTCTCCTCTCAGGCGCCTGTGTCGCAAGCGCAGATGAGCCATCTGACTGAGCTGTATCAGTCGGACTATATGGGTTTACATCCGGGTACGAACGGCGCTGCCGGTTTCCCGCTACAGCTGGCCGGCCTGTTGTCCATGCCAGGGGAGGATTTCACGGGGGGCGAGCTGGTGCTGGTTGAGCAGCGGCCGCGCATGCAATCCCGGCCGATGGTCGTCCCTTTGCGGCAGGGCGATGCTGCCATTCTCTGCGGGGGGCTGCGCCCATGCCAAGGGAAGCGCGCGGATTACCGCGTCAGCATAAAGCAGGCGATCAGCCCTGTGCGCAGCGGGCGCCGTCTGGGTTTGACACTGCATTTTCATGATGGAGCAGCAGAGGTCTGTTCCGGTCTCTTGGAGAAAGGCCGAGCTTGA
- the rlmH gene encoding 23S rRNA (pseudouridine(1915)-N(3))-methyltransferase RlmH: MKLIVAAVGTRMPDWVETAWDDYAKRLPADCALELREIKPEPRTSGKTPAQMMAAEARRIEAALPAGALRIALDERGRDLTTVGLSQQLEKWRGEGRDVAFLVGGPDGLDAQLKASCGGLIRLSSLTLPHPMVRVLLSEQLYRAWAILTNHPYHRA, translated from the coding sequence TTGAAACTCATTGTCGCGGCAGTCGGAACCCGCATGCCGGATTGGGTCGAGACCGCCTGGGACGATTACGCCAAGCGGCTGCCGGCCGACTGCGCGCTGGAACTGCGCGAAATCAAGCCGGAACCGCGCACCAGCGGTAAAACGCCGGCTCAAATGATGGCCGCCGAGGCGCGCCGCATCGAAGCAGCGCTGCCTGCGGGCGCCTTGCGTATCGCACTGGACGAGCGCGGCCGCGACCTCACGACCGTGGGTTTGTCGCAGCAGCTCGAAAAATGGCGTGGCGAAGGCCGTGACGTGGCCTTTCTGGTCGGCGGCCCCGATGGGCTGGACGCCCAGCTGAAAGCCAGTTGCGGTGGCCTGATCCGTCTGTCCTCGCTGACGCTGCCGCATCCCATGGTGCGCGTCCTGCTCTCCGAGCAGCTCTACCGCGCATGGGCCATCCTGACCAACCATCCCTATCACCGTGCCTGA
- a CDS encoding methylated-DNA--[protein]-cysteine S-methyltransferase, producing the protein MSTCSPPFFQLKLRAPGQPVAGPIRYVCGPIRLGRVLIGLSLEGVCCIFIGDSDAALRLQLESVFSTVPLVPVEHAPELALITDFLDLGRAAGHIELDVGGTSFQQSVWQALCDIPAGQTRSYTEVAQGLKRPEAVRAVAGACAANVLAVLIPCHRVLRQDASLTGYRWGIERKRLLLEQERAR; encoded by the coding sequence ATGTCTACCTGCAGCCCTCCTTTTTTTCAACTCAAACTGCGTGCGCCGGGGCAGCCAGTGGCGGGCCCCATCCGTTATGTCTGCGGCCCGATAAGGCTGGGCCGTGTGCTGATCGGCCTTAGCCTGGAGGGGGTCTGCTGTATTTTCATCGGTGATAGCGACGCAGCGCTGCGGCTGCAACTTGAGTCGGTGTTTTCGACGGTGCCGCTTGTGCCGGTCGAGCATGCGCCTGAACTGGCGCTGATCACGGATTTTCTTGACCTGGGTCGGGCGGCGGGACACATCGAGCTTGATGTGGGGGGCACGTCGTTTCAGCAGTCGGTCTGGCAGGCCTTGTGCGACATTCCGGCCGGGCAGACGCGCAGTTATACCGAGGTGGCGCAGGGCTTGAAGAGGCCCGAGGCCGTACGCGCTGTGGCGGGCGCCTGTGCCGCGAATGTGCTGGCGGTGCTTATCCCCTGCCATCGGGTGTTGCGTCAGGATGCCAGCCTGACGGGTTACCGTTGGGGTATTGAGCGCAAGCGTCTATTGCTGGAGCAGGAGCGTGCCCGATGA
- a CDS encoding Maf family protein — MDHCPRLYLASASPRRRELLTQVGLAHTVLHLPAPPGEDEPQWPGEAAADYVLRTARDKAQRGQIWMREQNLPALPLLAADTTVILDGRVLGKPADRSDAVAMLAALSGTKHEVRTAVVLVHEDRLYEAVSITHVSMRALTAAERERYCDSGEPYGKAGAYGIQGLAGSFISHIDGSYSGVMGLPLFETAELLRRAGIALP; from the coding sequence ATGGACCATTGCCCGCGTCTTTATTTGGCTTCGGCCAGTCCACGCCGGCGCGAACTGCTGACGCAGGTCGGTCTGGCCCATACCGTACTGCACCTACCCGCCCCGCCCGGCGAAGACGAACCGCAATGGCCCGGAGAAGCCGCGGCCGACTACGTTCTGCGCACTGCGCGCGACAAGGCGCAGCGGGGCCAGATCTGGATGCGCGAGCAAAACCTGCCCGCACTGCCCCTACTGGCGGCCGACACCACCGTCATCCTGGATGGCCGGGTCCTGGGCAAGCCTGCGGACCGCAGCGACGCAGTAGCCATGCTGGCCGCCCTGTCCGGCACCAAGCATGAAGTGCGCACCGCAGTCGTCTTGGTCCATGAAGATCGGCTATACGAAGCCGTTTCCATCACCCATGTCAGCATGAGAGCGCTGACGGCTGCCGAACGCGAGCGCTATTGCGATAGCGGCGAACCCTACGGCAAGGCGGGCGCTTACGGCATCCAGGGTCTGGCTGGCAGTTTCATCAGCCATATCGACGGCAGCTATAGCGGCGTCATGGGCCTGCCCCTTTTCGAAACTGCCGAACTGCTGCGGCGAGCGGGCATCGCGCTACCCTGA
- a CDS encoding sigma-54-dependent transcriptional regulator: MNTPPNLSQVPDTSAAATVILVDDDPDALDAGMQTLLLHGMRAQGYGSAQAALAQIDAQFGGVVVTDVRMPGIDGLAFFQRLRDIDPDIPVILVTGHGDIPMAVQAMRDGAYDFLSKPYPADLLVAAIHRAAEKRRLVLANRQLRAAATQADADETPFIGITPAIQRIKQTLRHIADADVDVLIEGETGTGKEVVATLLHRLSRRRSHPFVAINCGALPETVIESELFGHEPGAFTGAHKKRIGRIEYASGGTLFLDEIESMPLTVQVKLLRVLETRQVTPLGTNEVRKVDLRVVAATKTDLGDPSMRTSFREDLFYRLNVVTIHLPPLRERRDDIPLLFAHFVGQAARRFHCEVPPVTDAIRDHLHTHNWPGNIRELAHFAERFVLGVLNPAPAAAAAESQLPLPLPQRLERYEAEIIRQTLAAHHGEVKATLDALGLPRKTFYDKLQRHGIDRQDYLRGSGAQ, encoded by the coding sequence ATGAACACACCGCCCAACCTCAGCCAGGTACCGGATACATCGGCCGCAGCTACCGTCATTTTGGTGGATGACGACCCCGATGCGCTGGACGCCGGCATGCAAACGCTGCTGCTGCATGGCATGCGGGCTCAGGGTTATGGTTCCGCCCAGGCGGCGCTGGCTCAGATCGATGCCCAGTTCGGCGGCGTGGTCGTCACCGACGTTCGTATGCCCGGTATCGACGGGTTGGCGTTTTTCCAACGTCTGCGCGACATCGATCCCGACATACCTGTCATTCTGGTCACGGGTCATGGCGATATCCCCATGGCTGTGCAGGCCATGCGCGACGGCGCTTACGACTTTCTTTCCAAGCCCTATCCTGCCGACTTGCTGGTGGCTGCCATACACCGCGCTGCCGAAAAGCGCAGGCTCGTGCTGGCCAACCGGCAACTCCGCGCAGCCGCCACGCAAGCCGATGCCGATGAAACGCCCTTCATCGGCATCACCCCGGCCATTCAACGCATCAAGCAAACGCTGCGGCATATTGCCGACGCCGATGTAGATGTCCTGATAGAAGGCGAAACCGGCACGGGTAAAGAGGTCGTCGCTACCCTGCTACATCGGCTATCGCGCCGTCGCAGCCATCCCTTTGTGGCCATCAATTGCGGCGCGCTGCCCGAAACCGTCATCGAATCCGAACTCTTTGGCCATGAGCCGGGCGCCTTTACCGGCGCGCACAAAAAACGCATCGGCCGTATCGAGTACGCCAGTGGCGGCACCCTGTTCCTGGATGAAATCGAGAGCATGCCGCTAACCGTGCAGGTCAAGCTGCTGCGTGTGCTGGAGACCCGCCAGGTCACCCCCCTGGGTACCAATGAGGTTCGCAAGGTGGATTTGCGCGTAGTGGCCGCCACCAAGACCGACCTCGGTGACCCCTCCATGCGGACCAGCTTTCGGGAAGACCTGTTCTATCGCCTGAATGTCGTTACCATCCATCTGCCGCCGCTGCGCGAGCGGCGCGACGATATCCCGCTATTATTCGCGCATTTCGTCGGTCAGGCGGCGCGCCGCTTTCATTGCGAGGTGCCGCCCGTCACAGATGCCATCCGCGATCATCTGCACACGCACAACTGGCCGGGCAATATCCGCGAACTGGCGCACTTTGCAGAGCGTTTCGTACTGGGCGTACTCAATCCGGCCCCGGCCGCAGCTGCGGCCGAAAGCCAGCTGCCGCTGCCGCTGCCGCAGAGGCTGGAGCGCTACGAGGCGGAAATCATCCGCCAAACACTCGCCGCCCATCACGGCGAGGTCAAGGCCACACTCGATGCCCTGGGCCTGCCGCGCAAAACCTTTTACGACAAGCTGCAAAGACATGGCATCGACCGCCAGGACTATCTCCGCGGATCAGGCGCTCAATAG